A genome region from Candidatus Eisenbacteria bacterium includes the following:
- a CDS encoding class I SAM-dependent methyltransferase, with translation MEEKHRADRTECLDWTFEAGARKAVSKFYAIAGSSRECYEELIFSECSGKNVLEYGCGAGSYAFPLANRGASVVGIDISKEAIEIASSRAKEEGLDKVVFAVMDAEATQFEDNSFDMVCGTAILHHLRVDRALNEIVRVLKPEGKAVFIEPMGHNPVINLFRKLTPQFRMKNEHPLTGRDLRSIEQFFHEADFNFFHLFSLIAVPFRNASWFSSFLRILDNLDKTLFERVPLFRRGAWQVVITLHGPKKRG, from the coding sequence GTGGAAGAAAAACATAGGGCAGATCGCACAGAGTGTCTGGATTGGACCTTTGAAGCCGGTGCCAGAAAGGCAGTGTCAAAATTCTATGCTATTGCCGGGAGCAGCAGGGAGTGTTATGAGGAACTCATTTTTTCTGAGTGCAGTGGCAAAAACGTACTTGAGTATGGTTGTGGCGCCGGTTCATATGCGTTTCCGCTGGCAAACCGTGGTGCTTCGGTAGTGGGCATTGACATATCAAAAGAAGCTATTGAAATTGCAAGTTCCAGAGCCAAAGAGGAGGGACTTGACAAAGTAGTCTTTGCGGTGATGGATGCAGAGGCAACCCAGTTTGAAGATAACAGTTTTGACATGGTCTGCGGTACGGCCATTCTGCACCATCTCCGGGTTGATCGAGCTCTGAATGAGATCGTAAGGGTGTTGAAGCCGGAGGGCAAGGCTGTGTTCATAGAGCCCATGGGGCACAATCCAGTCATAAACCTCTTCAGAAAGTTGACGCCTCAGTTTAGGATGAAGAATGAACACCCTCTCACGGGCAGGGACCTGCGGTCGATTGAGCAGTTCTTTCACGAAGCTGATTTCAACTTCTTTCACTTGTTCTCATTGATAGCTGTCCCATTTCGGAATGCTTCCTGGTTCTCTTCGTTTCTGAGAATTCTTGACAACCTTGATAAGACGTTGTTTGAACGTGTACCATTGTTCAGGCGCGGCGCTTGGCAGGTGGTGATCACTCTCCATGGGCCGAAAAAGCGTGGATAG